The genomic segment CTCGTTTGTTGACATGGGATGAGTGTTATATGTATGTACGAAGACCCTCTTCTCTCGTGTACGATGACATTGTTAAGATGAAGACTCGGCGCTTAGACTATCGTCGCGTCACTCGACCTTTGGGagcatcgcctcgagctcggatCCCTCGTCGGCGTAGTTCCACGGGTATAAACCCGCGTCCGACTTCACGTccggcctcgcgcccgcgctcagcAGCGCACGCACGACGTTCGGGTACCCCCCCCTGGCGGCCATGTGCAGCggcgtctcgccgtcgccgtcccgcgcgttcgccgcgtccgacgccccgtcggtccccgccgcggcgagaagcATCTCCACGATTGGTTCGAAtccccccgcggacgcgtcgtgcAGCGGGGTtcccccgtccgcgtccctcaccgtcacgctcgcgcccgcggcgaggatcatCTCCACGCACCGCGCGTGCCCGtacagcgacgcgaggtgcagcgcggtgtcgccgtcgggccCCGTCGTGTCCACGCTcaccgagagcgccgggagcgccaccgcgaggacGTTCTCGTCGCCCGTCTCGGCAGCCTCCAGGACCCGCCCGAGCACGCCGCCCTGCGACGGGTCGACCCACGTGTCCGCGGCGTGGTCCTCATCCTCCAGAGGCACGAACTGGATCTCCTGCGCGGGTgggatcggcgcgggggatggATGAGGGGAGGGAGGAGGTTGACGACGGTGGATGGGAAACGCCCGGAAAGTGGCGGCGGTTGTCGGGACGAGGGATGCATCGAGCTCGGGGCTTCGCGGCGGGATGTCGGGcgcacctcgtcgccctcgccgacgggcgcATCGTCGGGATCTTTGGCGTAGATCATGGCCCGGCGGCGGTATCGGCCGGTGCCGCGTGGACTGCGGTGGACACGCGTGGACTCGGCGGTGATTGCGACGCCTAGCTGAGAGTCTCTCGGACACGTCCGACCTGAGCGCCGTGACTAGGACCTCACCCAAATCTATGACAAATATCCAGCGCGCAGACGGGAGCAAAGCCAGTCGCTGGTACATCCGCGAGCATGCAGGGGACGGCTCTGTCGACGGGTCACTCCCGTGCCCTCTCGGGACCGCGATCCAGGCGcatcgcccgccgcgggcgctcggcgaTGCCACTCGCGCGCTGCATCGCGACGGATCCGAGCTTCAGCTCACCAATCGACGGTCGAGAGCGGGTCCGGGCGGGCGAGCCCTTCAGCCTCGGtcttcgacgcgacgcggacgaggcgctcatcctcggcgagcccCTCGGCAGGGGTGCGATGGGCGTGGTGCGAGTGGCGACGCGCAAGTCCGACGGGTGCAAGTTCGCGCTCAAGACCATCCCCAAGGCGGGACCTCAGAGCCTCTCCGGCAAGACCCCCACGGGCGAGGCCATGAGCATCTGGGAGCGGAAGGTTCGCGACGAGGTCTCCCTGCActtcgccctcggcgcgtcgctcgacaTCGTCACCCTGCACGACGGcttcgaggacgaggcgggcgtccacctcctcaTAGACCtctgcgacggcggcgacttgCTCTCCGGCGCATCCGTCGCGCACTCCACCGAAGACGAAGACAACGCAGTCCGAGCCCCCGAGACTGACTCAGACGAGGAAAGGAAAACCGACGGCGTGAGCTGCGTCGGCGAGTGCTGGACGCCCTTCTCcgaggccaccgcggcgccgatgatcCGCGGCatgctccgcgcgctcgccgcgtgccaCGAGCACGGCGTGGTTCACCGCGACGTGAAACCCGCCAACTTTCTCTTCATGCGCGAAAGCGACGGTCGGAACCGGCTCAAGCTCTCCGACTTTGGCTTGGCCGCGAGAATTcccgcgatcggcgcgacgctgaCGGAGCAGTGCGGCACGTACGCGTACCTGTCCCCGGAGATGGCCAGGCGCCGACCGTACGATTTCAAAATCGACGCGTGGGCCGCCGGGGTGGTTGCGTACATGTTACTCGCGGGTGAACCCCCGTTCGCGGATTGGGACGCCATACGCGAGGGCCGGTCCCCAACCAAGGACGGCTTGCTCCGAAACATCCGCCGCGGCAAGCCCGACACGCCCATCGAGAACCTGCCCCTCTCCCCCGGCGCCAAGTCGCTGCTCCAGAATTTGCTCCACGTCGACCCCGATAAGCGCATGAGCTgcaaggaggcggcggagcactACTGGGTTCGggagaagggcgcggcgagccacgcggacgcgttggcgtcgacggtggTGGAACGGCTCCAGGCGTACGGGACGTTGGGCGCGGTTCGCCGGGCGTCGATCCGCGCCGCGTACCagacggcgagctcggaaTCCTTCGACGGGAGCACGGAGAGGCTCGTccaggcggtggacgaggcggcgagggcggcgtgcaGGGAGCACGAGGACGAGTGCGTGCCGGACGCGGATCCAAAGTCGGGCGGCGTCTCCTCGGACGCGTTGATGCTCGCGCTGAGGGACCACGGCGCGGAGCTCAACCCCGAGGAGTGGCTCTCGCTCATCAGGCCAGTCACtggccgccgaggcgccgccggaggTACCGTGTTCGTGgacaacgcggcgctcgcggcgatgctcgccACGCCCGCGGGTGGATCGTTCGGCGAACACTCCAACTCGTTCCACGCCGATCCCAACCACCCGTCCATCGGCACCGAGGgatccgacgccgcgatgggagccgcgatgggcgcggcggagggcgacggcttcgactgggacgccatcgcgaaggcgtcgttCCGTCGCATACTGGAAAAGTCCAAGGGCCGCGCCGAAACGACCGACGCCTTCGAGCTCATGGACGAGACGGTGACGTacgaagacgtcgtcgacgaggtgtgCGCCAGCGACGGGAGCGAGGAACTGTGCCGCGTCGTCTTCGAGGAGGAGTTTCGCGCcgcagacggcgacggggacggtcGGTTGAACGTCATGGAGTGGACCGACCTGGTGTGGGCGGAGGGTTTGACGGATAAGAGCGGGAGGGTGCGGTCGTcgtgcggcgcggacgctcCGGATCACCACCCGGATACCTTTGCGAAAAACgcgggcatcggcggcgaggattgCCAAATCGCGCCCGCATCTtcttcctcgacgccgccgccgacggagctCAGCCCGAGGGAGCgtgcgagggcggcggcggcggcgaggaagaagaTGCAGGAGGCGCGACGCAAACAGAGGGGGAAGTAGATTTGTGGGATCATTTTTTCGCACGGAACGTTCACGAGTtttcgcgccgggcgccaagTGATGTCCGTCCGGCGGTCCAGAAGAAACCCCCCGTTGGTGATTTTTACCAGTCCTCTTACCAAAAGCAGCGGGCACCGATTGTGACGACGAATTGAGCGAGAGGTGCCAAACGCGCTGGCACCCTGACCCTGGGACCCTGGGACCCCGGGACCCGACATGgacgacagcgacagcgacgatgACCTCGTCGCTTCCCTCGTGGGAAGTGGGATGAGGGGAGGACAGAAAGCGGTCGGCGACCAGTTGGCGAGGTTCCGGAGAGGAGAGTCTCGCGGGGAAATTTTGGCAGCGAGGAGGGCAGACGACATGCCCGCTTCATCCCctgcgccgccccccgcgcggacgtccaaCAAtctctccgcgcgcgcggctgcggtCGGCGCTTCATCTCCacgcgcgaagctcctcTGGAAGAAGGTCAGGGACAACAGAC from the Micromonas commoda chromosome 8, complete sequence genome contains:
- a CDS encoding predicted protein, which translates into the protein LGRVLEAAETGDENVLAVALPALSVSVDTTGPDGDTALHLASLYGHARCVEMILAAGASVTVRDADGGTPLHDASAGGFEPITPLHMAARGGYPNVVRALLSAGARPDVKSDAGLYPWNYADEGSELEAML
- a CDS encoding predicted protein; the encoded protein is LGEPLGRGAMGVVRVATRKSDGCKFALKTIPKAGPQSLSGKTPTGEAMSIWERKVRDEVSLHFALGASLDIVTLHDGFEDEAGVHLLIDLCDGGDLLSGASCWTPFSEATAAPMIRGMLRALAACHEHGVVHRDVKPANFLFMRESDGRNRLKLSDFGLAARIPAIGATLTEQCGTYAYLSPEMARRRPYDFKIDAWAAGVVAYMLLAGEPPFADWDAIREGRSPTKDGLLRNIRRGKPDTPIENLPLSPGAKSLLQNLLHVDPDKRMSCKEAAEHYWVREKGAA